The Microbacterium sp. zg-Y1090 sequence AAGGGGCGCTCCCTCAGCAGGGTCGCGAGGTGCGCCGCATGACGGGCGAGGGTCTCGGTGGTCGTCGCCACCGTCTCCGGCGTCTCATCGAGGTCTTTGTAGTCGGTGGTGTGCATGGCCTCGCCGTTCCAGTAGACGCCGCCCTGCGACGGGATCGTGAAGCCGACGTCGTTCAGCCCCTGGAAGGCGTCGGCGATGACGGCGTGCGCTCCGTCCTCGTTGCCGACGACGGCCACGACCGCCACCTTTCCCGCCAGGAGCGGCCGGCCCTCGTCGTCGGTCTCCGAGATCTCGGCATCCAGCCGCTCGATCACCCGCTGGGCGACGCTGGACATGTGCCCGACCCAGGTGGGCGTGGCGAAGACGACGATGTCGGATGCCAGCACGCGCTCGCGGATCGCCGGCCATGCGTCGCCGTCGCCCATGTCGGCCTCGACGCCGGGCTTGACGTCGTGGTCGACGACGCGGACGTTCTCGCCCTGCACGCCGTGGCGGGCGAGGGCGTCGAGCACCTGCTGGGCCAGCAGGTCGGTGCTGGATTCGGCGGGGGAGGGCTTGAGGGTGCAGTTGAGCACGAGGGCGCGGAGCATGGGGGGTCCTTTCGTTCGTCCGTTCCACGCTAGGAACCCGCCCCGCCCCCGTCCCAGGGGTTGACAGCACTCACTCGTCGGCGCGAGGGCTCACTCGCGCCAGGCGATGCCCGCGGCGGCGATGCGGCGAGCCGCCTCCTCCGCCGGGACGTGCTCTCCCACGGTCGACCCCCGCTGGAGCGCCACGGGGGAGTGCACGATGGTGTCGGGATACACCTGCACCAGGTTGTACCCCTGCGCGGCATCCTGCCCCCGCGTCGACCCGACCGCCGTCGTGAGGTCCTGCCCGTACGCGCTCGACGATGCGACGGCCACCGGGATGCCGGCGAAGGTCCCGAACGACGGGTGGTGCACGTGCCCCGAGAGGATCGCGCGCACATCCGATCCGCGCAGCACGTCCGCCAGCGCGGCCTGCCCCCTCAGCTCGACGGTCACGGCGAGATCGAGCACCGTCGGCAGCGGCGGATGGTGCATGACGAGCAGGCTCCCCTCCGGCGCCGGCCGCGACAGCTCGTCGCGCAGCCACGCCTCCTGCACCGGGCCGATCTCGCCCCAGTGCTCCCCGGGAACCGTCGAATCGAGCACCAGCACACGCAGCCCGCCGAACCAGCGGACGAAGCACACCGGGGATGCCGGGTCTGCGGCGTCGTCCAGCGGCAGCTCCGCCCGCATCGCGGCGCGGTCGTCGTGGTTGCCCGGCGCCCACACCACGGCGGCGCCGAGGCGCTCGGCCACGGGCTCGACGAGGGCACGCAGCCGCCGGTACGCCGACCGGTCACCGCGATCCACCAGGTCGCCTGCGAGCAGCAGCGCGTCGGGTCGCAGGCCGCTCTCCTCGAGGCCGGCGAGGATCGCGGCGAGGTGGCCGTCGGCGTCGGCGGCGCCGTACAGCGGGGATGGCTCGCCGGGCAGGTGGCTGTCGGCCAGGTGCACGAACACGGCCGACGGCCGGGGGTGCTCGGTGCGGATCATCGGTGTTTCCTCCGGGGGGAGTCTCGGGCAGTCTCGCGGCGCGTCAGGCGGGTGTCGCCGCGGTCGTGCCGGGGACGAGGGGACCGGCGTACGAGCGGCGGATCACGCCGTCTCCGTCGGCGTCGAGCAGGTGGGTCATGGCCTCGATCGTGCCGCGCGCGATGTCCTCGACCGGGATGCGCACCGTGGTCAGCCCGAGCAGGTCCGCTCCGGGGAGGATGCCGTCGCACCCCGTGACGCTGAGGTCGCCGGGGACGTCGATGCCTGCGGCGCGCGCGGCGCGGAGCACGGCGAGCTGACGGTAGTCCGACGGGCACAGCACGGCGGTGATGCGGCGGGCGGATGCCAGCGCGAGCGCCGTATCGACGCCCTCGGTCGGACGCGCCCCCACGGGCACCACTGTCACCTCGACGCCGGCGGATTCCAGGTGCTCCCGCATCGCGCGGGCACGCACGTGCTCGGGGAACGAGGCTGCAGGGTCGGTGTCGAGCACGGCGACGCGGCGGTGTCCGAGCGCCTGGACGTGCGCGGCGAGCAGCGTGCCGTGCGCCTGTTCGTCGTAGGCGATGGAGTGCAGGCGCTCGCCGGTGGCGTCGCGGCCGGCCCGGATGATCGGCACCTGGTCGGCGAAGGGCTCGAGCTGGGCATTCGTCACGCCGCCAGTGGCGACGATGAGGCCCGCGACCCGCATTCCGAGCAGCCGGTGCAGCGCGGTGACCTGCTGGGTGCCCCCGCGGTCGGCGCCGATCGTGATGGTGACCAGGTCGAGGTCGCGCCGATCCGCTTCGTCCTGCAGCCGTGAGAAGAGCAGGCCGTAGGCCGGGTTGCTCGCGTCGCGGAGCATGAGGCCGACCGTGCCGGTGCGGCCGGCGGCGAGCTCGGCGGCCATCGTGTTGGGGACGTATCCCAGCCGCTCGCTGATCTCGAGGATGCGCGCGCGGGTCTCGGCGGCGAAGCGCCCCTCGCCCTTCAACGCCCGGGTGGCGGTGGCCCGCGACACTCCCGCCGCCGCGGCGACGTCGCTGACGGTCACGCGCAGCGGCGCGCGGTCGGGCATGTCGCTCATCGGGCGGTTCCCCTGCCGGTCCGCGGCGCACGCCGGCGCCGCGGCGATCCGGCGCGGGATCCGCGACCGTACACGAAGTACATAACCAGTCCCATGATGATCATGAGCAGCACGGTGTAGACGAAGGTGATCGGCATCGCGTCGAGGTTGTTCTCGCCGCGGGTGCTCTCCTGGATCGCCACGCCGAGCGGCTTGTAGAGCGGGTGGTAGAGGAAGATCGCCGCGTCGTAGTCGTCGAGCAGGCTGTTGAAGTTGAGTGCGGTGATGGCGGCGGCCGTGGGCAGCACGAGCGGGATGATGACCCGGCGGAACGCCGTCAGCGACTTGGCGCCGAGGATGCGTGAGGCGTCCTCGAGCGAATCGGGCACGGACGCGAACGCCGCCTTCAGCAGGCGCAGGGTGAACGGGATCTTGATGACGATGTACGCCACCAGCAGCAGCGCCGGCGTGCCGGTGAGCACGGCGTTGCCCACCCAGGCGTTCGGCTTGTCGAAGGTCATGACCAGCCCGAGCGCGATGAGCACCGTGGGCAGGATCCACGGGATGTGCAGCACGTACTCGATGAGCGACGTGAGCGGGTTGCGGTAGCGCTGCAGCACGCGGGCGACGAAGAGGAGCCCCACCACCACGATGATCGCCGCGACGGCGCTGTAGACCACGCTGACGATGAACGGCCGGATCGCGCCCGGGGTGGTGAACACCGTGATGTAGTTCTGCAGCGTGAAGCTGTCGAGCGTGATGCTGCCGGCGAGGATGCTGCGGGCATCCACGAAGGAGAACAGCACGATCAGCACGACCGGGATGAGGTAGATCAGCCACACGAGGTAGGCCAGCACGTGCACGGCGGCGTTGGCGACGGGGTTCGGGATCGGCTGCTTCTGGATCGGCGTGGCGACCTTGGCGACCGAGAAGTACACGCCGGACTTCTCGGCGCGGTTCATGATCGCCAGCAGCACGATCGTCGCCAGTCCCAGCACGATCGCCAGAAGTGCGGCGATGTCCCGGGTGACGGGGCTGCGCGACAGGTCGACGATGAGGGGCGCGACGGTCTGGAAGTCCGGGCCGCCCAGCACGAGGGGAGCGGTCAGCGCACCCAGGCCGATGAGGAAGGTCAGCACCGTCACCGCGAACAGCATCGGCCGCATCACCGGCAGCACGATGCGCCGCAGGATCGTCCATGTCGACGCGCCCATCAGCTTCGCGGCCTCGATCGAGGCGAAGTCGATCTTGGCGAGCGACGACGACAGGAACAGCATGTGGTTCGTCGTGGTGGCGAAGGTCATCACGAACACGACGGCGAAGTAGCCCGAGAACCAGTCGCGGTCCAGATCCGGCCAGATGTTCAGCGCCAGGTTCGTCACGAACCCGAACCGGCCGTAGATGAAGTTGTAGCCGGCGGCCAGCACGATGCCGCCGTAGATGAGGGTGGTCGCATAGCCGAGCCACAGCAGCCGCGAGCCGCGGATGCGGAAGTACTGGGTCACCAGCACGATGAAGACGCCGACGATGTTCACCGTGATCGACAGGGTCACCGCCAGCAGGAAGCTGTTGCCGAGGGTGCGCATCGCGCGCTCGCTGCCGACTAGCTTCTCCACCGCGCGCACGCTGAACTGCCCGTCCGGGAAGAACGTCGTGCCCAGCAGGGTCAGGTTCGGCAGCACCAGGAACGCGGCGGCGAACCACAGCACCCCGACACCGGTGACCCACACCATGGGCGAGCGCAGCATGGCGCGGGCCTGGCCGGCCCCGCGGCGCCGGCGGCGAGCGCCGGTCGCCGGCACGGGCGCGGCCGCTGCGGGCAGTTCGTCGGCCTCCGGGGGCGGGGGAGCGGACAGCGCCATCTCAACCCTCCGGGTACTGGAGGACCCACCGCGGGTCGATCCCCAGCGTCACCGGCGTTCCCGGCTCCCACCGCTTCGCAGCGGCGGAGCCGGCCACGCTCACACGCAGCGTCGCGTCGTCCACCGCGATGGTGTAGACGCTGTGGCTGCCGTGATACGTGCGCCCTCCGACGATCCCGTCGACGGTGAGAACGCCGTCGGTGGCCCCCCACACCGGTGGCCCCACCGTGACGGCGACCTTCTCGGGGCGCACGTAGCTTTCCGCGTTCTCGTCGAGAACGGGCAGATCGGATGCCGCGCCGCTCGCCGCGGCGCTCTCGCGCAGCCGCGCCAGCACGGCGGGCGTGAGGCGGTTGCTCTCGCCGATGAACCGGCAGACGAACGACGTCGCGCTGCGGTCGTAGATCTCCTCGGGAGTGCCGACCTGCTGGAGGGCCCCCGCATCGAGCACCGCGATGCGGTCGCTGAGGGTCAGCGCCTCCTCCTGGTCGTGGGTGACGTACACCGTCGTCACGCCCACCTCGTGCTGCAGCTGCTTGAGCTGCTCGCGCAGCTGCACGCGCAGCTTGGCATCGAGGTTGGACAGCGGTTCGTCCAGCAGCAGGATCTTGGGGGCCAGCACCAGTGCGCGCGCGATCGCCACACGCTGCTGCTGGCCGCCGGAGAGCTCCGCGACGTTCTTGTCGAGCTGTGCCGCGGCCAGGCCGGTGCGCTCGGCGATCTCGTCGACGAGGCGCCGCTGCTCGGCCTTCGAGGTCTTTCGCACCGCCAGACCGAAGGCGATGTTCTCGCGCACGTTCATGCTCGGGAACAGGGCGTAGTTCTGGAACACCATGCCCACGCCGCGCTTCTCGCTCGCGACGTTCGTGACGTCTCGGTCGCCGATGAGGATGCGGCCCGAGGAGGGCTGGATAAAACCGGCCAGCGAGCGCAGCGCGGTGGTCTTGCCGCACCCCGAGGGGCCCAGGAGGGTGAAGAACTCACCCTCCTGGATCTCGAGGTTCAGCCCGCGCACGGCGCGGTGGTCGCCGAAGGTGACGTCGACGTCGTCGAAGCGGATCACTGCCTGTGCCTGTCGCCTTCTCAGCCGATGTACTCGAGCGTGACCTTCTCGACCCAGTCGCCGAGGTGCTCGCTGACGAAGCCGAAGTCGATGTCCTGGCGCGGGATCTCCGCCAGCTGTGCCACCACGTCGGGGTTCGCCTGCTCGACCGCACCCTCGTTCACGGGCATCGCGTTGAACTCGGCGGCGAAGGCGCCCTGCACCTCGGCGCTGCCGAACCAGTCGATGAACTCCTGCGCGCGCTGCTCGTTGGCGGAGCCGTTGATGACGGCGATCTGCTCGGTGACGTACGGCACGCCGTACTCGGGGACGACCAGGCCGGTGCTGGTGCCGTACTCCTCGTCGCGGGCGGCGATGCCGCTGGAGGGCAGCACGCCGAAGTCGACCTCGTCGCGGGTGATGCGCGCGTACAGGTCGGTGCCTTCGACCACCGGAGATCCGTTGCCGTAGTAAGACTCCACGATCTCCCAGCCCTCGTCGCTGACACCGAGGTCGCCGTCCTCGTCGAGGTGGCGGCTGAGGATGCCGGCGAGCACGAGCTGCGGGGTCGCCTGGCCGAGCGCCGGGTTGACCTCGTACCGGCCCTGGTAGGCCTCGTCGGTCGCGAGCTCCTCGATGTCGGCGGGCGCGTCCGAGACGCTGTTCTCGTCGTACACCGTGACGATCGCCTGCTGGACGAGCGGCCAGTACGCGCCGTCGGCGGGGTCACCGGCGTCGGCGGGAACCTCGCCGCTCCAGCTGGGCTCGTAGGCGGCGATGGCCTCCTCGGCCTTCAGCTGCTCGAAGAACATGTTGTTCAGGCCGAACACGACGTCTCCGACCGGGTTGTTCTTCTCGGCGATGATGCGGTTGGTGAGGTCGGCGCCGCCGAGCCCCACGATCTCGATGTCGAAGCCCGCCTCCTCCGCCTGTGCCTGCAGCCACTCGCCGCGGCCGTCGGAGTTGGAGTTCGTGTAGACGATGAGGGTCGCGTCGGACGCCCCGGCGCCGGCATCGCCGGTGTCGGACTCGGTGTCGCCGCCCGCGCAGCCGGTGAGCAGCAACGCGGTCGCCGCCGTCGCTCCCAGGATCGCCAGGCTCTTCTTCCGTGCTGCGAACATGCTGTGCCTCTCGCTCGTCGTTGAGGTGGGACCCCCACGGGGACGATACTCCACCTTTTTGTAATATTCCAACAACGTGCGACCCTATCCGTGGGTGCGGTCGCGCGTTCGCACCCACCGTAGGTCGTGGACATGAACGCGCGGGGTGCCAGAGGTGAATTGTCGCGACGCCGGAGAATGCGAGATCGGCCCGGACATGTCAACCCCGGCTCGCGGACGGTCACGCCGGAGGAGGCTGGTGACGTGCACCGGCATGTCCTCCCAGGGCCCGGTGGCACACAGTGAGGATCCCGTGGCCACCGACCTGCTGCTGATCTCCGACACCCACGTGCCCGGGCGCGCCCGTCGGCTCCCCGAAGAGGTGCTGCGGGCCGCGGATGCCGCGGACCTCGTGATCCACGCGGGGGACTGGGTCACGGCATCCGTGCTCGACGAGCTGCAGCAGCATGCACCCGTGCGGGGCGTCTGGGGCAACAACGACGGCCCGGATCTGCGCAGGAGGCTCCCCGAGGTCGCGCGCGCCGACATCGACGGCGTGCGCCTGGCCGTCGTGCACGAGACCGGTGCGGCGCGCGGGCGGGAGGCGCGGATGGATGCCGCGTTCCCCGACACCGACGTGCTGGTGTTCGGTCACAGCCATATCCCGTGGGACACCGTGACGCCGGGCGGGATGCGCCTGCTCAACCCCGGCTCACCCACCGACCGGCGCCGGCAGCCGCACCGCACGATGATGACGGTGCGCGTCGACGGCGGCGCGCTCCACGAGCTGCGCCTGATCGCGCTCTGAGCGGACACGCCTCGCCCGCGTGCCACGCCGCGCGCGGAATGGCAACCCCGGCGCGGCGGCCGGCGCCCGTTGCCAGACTGATTCCTCCGATTCCGACCAGGAGGCGTGAATGAAAGCGATGACCTACCGCGGGCCGTACAAGGTGCGCGTGGAAGAGAAGCCGGACCCCACCATCCAGCACCCGAACGACGCGATCGTGCGCGTCGAGCTGGCCGCGATCTGCGGCTCGGACCTGCACCTGTACCACGGCATGCTGCCCGACACCCGGGTCGGCCACACCTTCGGGCACGAGTTCATCGGCCGCGTCGAGCAGGTCGGGCCGTCGGTGCAGAACCTCAAGGTCGGCGACCGTGTGATGGTCCCCTTCAACATCTTCTGCGGCAGCTGCTTCTTCTGCGCGCGCGGGCTTTTCTCCAACTGCCACAACGTCAACGCCAACGCCACCGCCGTCGGGGGCATCTACGGCTACTCCCACACCGCCGGCGGGTACGACGGCGGGCAGGCTGAGCTCGTGCGCGTGCCGTTCGCCGACGTCGGCCCTGCCGTGATCCCCGATGGCGTGAACCCCGAAGACGCACTGCTGCTGACCGATGCCTTCTCGACCGGCTACTTCGGCGCCCAGCTGGCGGACATCGTCGAGGGCGACACCGCGGTGGTCTTCGGCGCCGGCCCCATCGGACTGGCCGCCGCCCGCTCGTGCTGGCTGATGGGGGCAGGCCGCGTCATCGTGGTCGACTACCTCGACTACCGGCTGCGCAAGGCGGAGGAGTTCGCCTTCGCCGAGACGATCAACTTCGGCCAGGTCAACGACATCGTGCTCGAGCTCAAGAAGCAGACCGGCGGGCTCGGGGCGGACGTCGTGATCGACGCCGTCGGCGCCGAAGCCGACGGCCATGTCCTGCAGCACGTGACCTCGGCCAAGCTGAAGCTCCAGGGCGGCTCGCCGGTCGCTCTCAACTGGGCGATCGATTCGGTGCGCAAGGCCGGCACGATCTCGGTGATGGGCGCCTATGGCCCCCTGTTCAGCGCCGTGAAGTTCGGCGACGCCATGAACAAGGGCGTGACGATGCGCATGAACCAGGCGCCGGTCAAGCGCCAGTGGCCACGCCTGCTCGAGCACATCGCCGCCGGCCACATCACGCCGAGCGAGATGATCACCCACCGCATCCCGCTGGAGCACATCGCCGAGGGATACCACATCTTCTCGTCGAAGCTCGACGACATCATCAAGCCCGTCATCACGGTGGCCTGAGCGCCGTTTCGAAGGAGACCGACATGCCGTACACCGCCGACAAGCCCGGTTCCACGCCCGACCCCGACGTGCTGCGCGCGCGCATCCCCGGGTGGGGATCCGATCTCGACCCCGCCGACCGTCCCGCGTTCCCGCGGGAGCAGCCCGACATCGTCACCGGCGCCCACTGGGAGCTGCCCGAGCAGCAGCCCGGCGGCGCGGGGCGCGAGCGCTCCATCGAGCACGAGCGGCTGACGCCCGTGTTCGGCACCGCACAGCCGCTGCACGGCGCCTCCGGCGCCATCCGCCGGTTCGCCTACGACCGCTTCAGCGAGGGCCAGACCGCCCACTGGCTGCTGCTGGTGCTCGGCGACCGCGTGGACGCCGTCACCGCCCATGCCGCATCGCTGTTCAGCACGCGCCCCGACGACCCGATCACCGAGTCCGGCGTCGCCGGCGAGGTCGCCCATCGACCCATCGCGTCGCGGTTCGGGCGGGGACGCATCGACCTCAAGCACGCCTGGCTCGACCCGATCCTCGTGGTCGGTCCGTGGGTGCTGGCCTCGGTGCTGGCCGTCAAGCTCGTTCGGGCAGTCTTCCTGCCCGCTGCGAAGCGCGGGAAGAAGTGACCCCCGCCGCGCGATACCACTGGGCGCAGAAGATCACGATCACGACGGCCTCGACCCACGCGCCTGCGTAGTACATCAGCTGCGCACCCGCCCGCACGTCCGCCACGGCGAGACCTGCGGGCGGGTTCGCGTAGAGGAACTTGGCGAGGATGCCGTGCGAGGCGATCGTCGCGACCAGCACCGCAGCGGTGAGCACGCGGCCGGGCGGATGGGGGCGGGGATCGGGCCCGATGACGGATGCGTAGAAGAGGGCCCCTGCGGCGACGAGGTGGGCGTGCACCAGCACATGGACCAGCGGCTGGTCGCGCATCGCGTCGAAGATCGGGGTGAGGTAGAGCACCCACAACCCGCCCGCGCTCAGCGCGGCGGCGACCACGGGGTGCGCGAGCACCCGGGCGGGGGCGCTGCGCAGCAGCCGCGACAGCCGCCGCGCCGGCGTGACGTCGAGGGTGCGCAGCGCGAGGGTCACCGGGGCTGCCAACACCAGCAGCAGTGGCGCGACCATGCCGCCCACCAGGTGCGCCCACATGTGCGCGACGAATCGGTCGTGCGCCGCGGCGGCGAGGGGACCCGCCGCCCCGGCCGCTCCGGCGGCCACCCCGCGCACCACAGGGCCGTGCGCCACACCGGCCATGGGCGGCCCCGTCGCTGCGAGAGCACCACGCCGGCGAGGTAGCAGGCGACCGCCGTGACGGCGATCGCCACCACCACGGCATCCAGGCCGAGCCCCACGCCGCCGTGGGCGTGCGCGGCATCCGTCATGGCCGGCATCGGCTCACCGGGGCGCGCGCTCGACCTGCACGGCCGCACCGGCGCGGGTGAGCCAGACGAGCACGCCCCCGGCGAGGATCATCGCCATCGCGGTGAGGTTCCACGCGAGGTCGTAGACGAAGACGTCCGAAACGTAGCGGATCTGGTGGATGCCGAACACCTTGTGCTGCACCGTGCCGTCGTAGAGCTGGAAAGCGCCCGCTCCCAGCAGCACGCCGCCCGCCCACCGGCGCCAGTTCAGCGCGTCGTGACGGCGCAAGTCGGCGAGGAGGAAGAGCCCGGCGATCGTGGCGAACCAGCTGATGGCGTGGAAGACGCCGTCGGAGACGAGCCCGATCGCCGGGGTCGACAGGTCGTAGAAGTGGTGCCAGTGCAGCAGCTGATGGAACACGGCCTCATCGATGAACGCGATGAGGCCGACGCCGAACAGCACGCCGGACCAGAGGTTCTGCGCGGGCCGTGCCGCTCGCACCGCCGCCGCCGTCATCCTCCGGAGGGGTTGTCCACCGGCTTGTCGTCGTCGTCGGTGGTGTCGGGGATCGTGGTCTCGTCGGGGGAGCCTCCCGAAGCGGTGTCGGCTTCGAGGTCGCCGTCGGGGGTTCCCTGGGTGTTGTGCGCGTCGCTCATGATCGTCTCCGGTCGTCGTGGATAGTAGGCGGCCAGTAAACCACCGAGGGCACGAGGGCGGGGCGGGCATTGCGCCGGGCGCCGGGAT is a genomic window containing:
- a CDS encoding flavodoxin family protein, whose amino-acid sequence is MLRALVLNCTLKPSPAESSTDLLAQQVLDALARHGVQGENVRVVDHDVKPGVEADMGDGDAWPAIRERVLASDIVVFATPTWVGHMSSVAQRVIERLDAEISETDDEGRPLLAGKVAVVAVVGNEDGAHAVIADAFQGLNDVGFTIPSQGGVYWNGEAMHTTDYKDLDETPETVATTTETLARHAAHLATLLRERPFPAPAA
- a CDS encoding metallophosphoesterase, which codes for MIRTEHPRPSAVFVHLADSHLPGEPSPLYGAADADGHLAAILAGLEESGLRPDALLLAGDLVDRGDRSAYRRLRALVEPVAERLGAAVVWAPGNHDDRAAMRAELPLDDAADPASPVCFVRWFGGLRVLVLDSTVPGEHWGEIGPVQEAWLRDELSRPAPEGSLLVMHHPPLPTVLDLAVTVELRGQAALADVLRGSDVRAILSGHVHHPSFGTFAGIPVAVASSSAYGQDLTTAVGSTRGQDAAQGYNLVQVYPDTIVHSPVALQRGSTVGEHVPAEEAARRIAAAGIAWRE
- a CDS encoding LacI family DNA-binding transcriptional regulator — its product is MSDMPDRAPLRVTVSDVAAAAGVSRATATRALKGEGRFAAETRARILEISERLGYVPNTMAAELAAGRTGTVGLMLRDASNPAYGLLFSRLQDEADRRDLDLVTITIGADRGGTQQVTALHRLLGMRVAGLIVATGGVTNAQLEPFADQVPIIRAGRDATGERLHSIAYDEQAHGTLLAAHVQALGHRRVAVLDTDPAASFPEHVRARAMREHLESAGVEVTVVPVGARPTEGVDTALALASARRITAVLCPSDYRQLAVLRAARAAGIDVPGDLSVTGCDGILPGADLLGLTTVRIPVEDIARGTIEAMTHLLDADGDGVIRRSYAGPLVPGTTAATPA
- a CDS encoding ABC transporter permease; this translates as MALSAPPPPEADELPAAAAPVPATGARRRRRGAGQARAMLRSPMVWVTGVGVLWFAAAFLVLPNLTLLGTTFFPDGQFSVRAVEKLVGSERAMRTLGNSFLLAVTLSITVNIVGVFIVLVTQYFRIRGSRLLWLGYATTLIYGGIVLAAGYNFIYGRFGFVTNLALNIWPDLDRDWFSGYFAVVFVMTFATTTNHMLFLSSSLAKIDFASIEAAKLMGASTWTILRRIVLPVMRPMLFAVTVLTFLIGLGALTAPLVLGGPDFQTVAPLIVDLSRSPVTRDIAALLAIVLGLATIVLLAIMNRAEKSGVYFSVAKVATPIQKQPIPNPVANAAVHVLAYLVWLIYLIPVVLIVLFSFVDARSILAGSITLDSFTLQNYITVFTTPGAIRPFIVSVVYSAVAAIIVVVGLLFVARVLQRYRNPLTSLIEYVLHIPWILPTVLIALGLVMTFDKPNAWVGNAVLTGTPALLLVAYIVIKIPFTLRLLKAAFASVPDSLEDASRILGAKSLTAFRRVIIPLVLPTAAAITALNFNSLLDDYDAAIFLYHPLYKPLGVAIQESTRGENNLDAMPITFVYTVLLMIIMGLVMYFVYGRGSRAGSPRRRRAPRTGRGTAR
- a CDS encoding ABC transporter ATP-binding protein, with product MIRFDDVDVTFGDHRAVRGLNLEIQEGEFFTLLGPSGCGKTTALRSLAGFIQPSSGRILIGDRDVTNVASEKRGVGMVFQNYALFPSMNVRENIAFGLAVRKTSKAEQRRLVDEIAERTGLAAAQLDKNVAELSGGQQQRVAIARALVLAPKILLLDEPLSNLDAKLRVQLREQLKQLQHEVGVTTVYVTHDQEEALTLSDRIAVLDAGALQQVGTPEEIYDRSATSFVCRFIGESNRLTPAVLARLRESAAASGAASDLPVLDENAESYVRPEKVAVTVGPPVWGATDGVLTVDGIVGGRTYHGSHSVYTIAVDDATLRVSVAGSAAAKRWEPGTPVTLGIDPRWVLQYPEG
- a CDS encoding extracellular solute-binding protein; this translates as MFAARKKSLAILGATAATALLLTGCAGGDTESDTGDAGAGASDATLIVYTNSNSDGRGEWLQAQAEEAGFDIEIVGLGGADLTNRIIAEKNNPVGDVVFGLNNMFFEQLKAEEAIAAYEPSWSGEVPADAGDPADGAYWPLVQQAIVTVYDENSVSDAPADIEELATDEAYQGRYEVNPALGQATPQLVLAGILSRHLDEDGDLGVSDEGWEIVESYYGNGSPVVEGTDLYARITRDEVDFGVLPSSGIAARDEEYGTSTGLVVPEYGVPYVTEQIAVINGSANEQRAQEFIDWFGSAEVQGAFAAEFNAMPVNEGAVEQANPDVVAQLAEIPRQDIDFGFVSEHLGDWVEKVTLEYIG
- a CDS encoding metallophosphoesterase family protein: MATDLLLISDTHVPGRARRLPEEVLRAADAADLVIHAGDWVTASVLDELQQHAPVRGVWGNNDGPDLRRRLPEVARADIDGVRLAVVHETGAARGREARMDAAFPDTDVLVFGHSHIPWDTVTPGGMRLLNPGSPTDRRRQPHRTMMTVRVDGGALHELRLIAL
- a CDS encoding zinc-dependent alcohol dehydrogenase, translating into MKAMTYRGPYKVRVEEKPDPTIQHPNDAIVRVELAAICGSDLHLYHGMLPDTRVGHTFGHEFIGRVEQVGPSVQNLKVGDRVMVPFNIFCGSCFFCARGLFSNCHNVNANATAVGGIYGYSHTAGGYDGGQAELVRVPFADVGPAVIPDGVNPEDALLLTDAFSTGYFGAQLADIVEGDTAVVFGAGPIGLAAARSCWLMGAGRVIVVDYLDYRLRKAEEFAFAETINFGQVNDIVLELKKQTGGLGADVVIDAVGAEADGHVLQHVTSAKLKLQGGSPVALNWAIDSVRKAGTISVMGAYGPLFSAVKFGDAMNKGVTMRMNQAPVKRQWPRLLEHIAAGHITPSEMITHRIPLEHIAEGYHIFSSKLDDIIKPVITVA
- a CDS encoding cytochrome c oxidase assembly protein codes for the protein MAGVAHGPVVRGVAAGAAGAAGPLAAAAHDRFVAHMWAHLVGGMVAPLLLVLAAPVTLALRTLDVTPARRLSRLLRSAPARVLAHPVVAAALSAGGLWVLYLTPIFDAMRDQPLVHVLVHAHLVAAGALFYASVIGPDPRPHPPGRVLTAAVLVATIASHGILAKFLYANPPAGLAVADVRAGAQLMYYAGAWVEAVVIVIFCAQWYRAAGVTSSRASQRAGRLPERA
- a CDS encoding DUF2243 domain-containing protein; this encodes MTAAAVRAARPAQNLWSGVLFGVGLIAFIDEAVFHQLLHWHHFYDLSTPAIGLVSDGVFHAISWFATIAGLFLLADLRRHDALNWRRWAGGVLLGAGAFQLYDGTVQHKVFGIHQIRYVSDVFVYDLAWNLTAMAMILAGGVLVWLTRAGAAVQVERAPR